A single Eleginops maclovinus isolate JMC-PN-2008 ecotype Puerto Natales chromosome 5, JC_Emac_rtc_rv5, whole genome shotgun sequence DNA region contains:
- the LOC134864398 gene encoding inactive rhomboid protein 2-like yields the protein MASQGGNEPPPNGGQSDSRLKSKKPPSLVIAIPPPEEMMPHDPAKQPLRPSLKKSASGHAAGSVSESIAGARDGAGDGGFSFRDRRAKFGRQASLSQSIRRNTAQWFGVGEDCETKQQVWHRKSLRHCSQRYGKLKVQYREPDTATSFDQGLDSPAAHKMPKIVDPLARGRAFRCPDDVDSRSPRTPHATQGGPITPGVTSLSSFTSQRSGYSRFPRRKRESVARMSIRAASNLLRGRSGLAGSQTSRSFPKRSFIRPSWMDEDTVDSADTSESLFFSKVDAHDELYSMADDVFESPPMSAAFAPCGHPDQKFPSLKDISRTPRTPTAGPEKSHPRRGGRIASKVKHFAFDKQRRQYGMGVVGKWLNRHYRRSLSSNIQKQLDDFHSHRPYFAYWITFVHILITLLACGTYGFAPVGFAQHSKSELVLKNKGIYESVKYIQQENFWIGPSSDDLIHLGAKFSPCIRRDTQIVNLIQKARDLERESGCCVQNDNSGCVQTLSSDCSETLATFIKWKDEPVDISRSSGSVCYQDPRVCEEPASAEPHVWLDDITKWPVCTFPKQWNHTGYRHMDCKIKGRPCCIGTKGRCEITTREYCFFMHGYFHEEATLCSQIHCLDDVCGLLPFLNPDVPDQFYRLWLSLFLHAGLLHCLVSVILQMTILRDLEKLAGWVRISIIYILSGITGNIASALFLPYRADVGPAGSQFGLLACLFVELFQGWQILENPWKAFLKLFGIVLFLFLCGLLPWIDNIAHIFGFLSGLLLSFAFLPYITFGTFDKYRKRILIAVSMVAYIGLLSSLTVWFYIHPINWHWLEHLTCLPFTSKFCEKYDIDHDINDVVH from the exons ATGGCTTCACAGGGGGGCAATGAGCCTCCTCCAAACGGAGGTCAGTCTGATAGCCGTCTAAAGAGCAAGAAGCCGCCCAGCCTTGTGATCGCCATCCCTCCACCTGAGGAGATGATGCCGCACGACCCAGCAAAACAG CCTCTACGGCCGTCCCTGAAAAAAAGCGCAAGTGGTCATGCAGCCGGTTCTGTGTCAGAGAGCATCGCCGGAGCCAGAGATGGAGCAGGAGATGGAGGCTTCTCATTCAGAGACAGAAGGGCAAAGTTCGGAAGACAGGCTTCGCTCTCACAAAGCATCCGCAG GAATACAGCCCAGTGGTTTGGGGTGGGGGAAGACTGTGAGACAAAACAGCAAGTATGGCACAGGAAGAGCCTTCGCCACTGCAGCCAGCGCTACGGCAAGCTGAAGGTCCAATATAGAGAGCCTGATACGGCTACCAGCTTCGACCAGGGCCTGGACTCACCAGCAGCACACAAGATGCCCAAG ATTGTTGATCCCCTGGCACGGGGGCGAGCCTTCCGCTGCCCAGATGACGTGGACAGTCGCTCCCCCAGGACGCCTCACGCCACTCAGGGAGGTCCTATCACCCCGGGGGTCACCTCACTCAGCTCCTTCACCAGCCAGCGCTCCGGCTACAGCCGCTTCCCCCGGCGCAAGAGGGAGTCTGTCGCCCGCATGAGCATCAGAGCTGCATCCAACCTGCTGAGG GGTCGTAGTGGCCTGGCAGGCTCTCAGACAAGTCGCAGTTTCCCCAAGAGGAGCTTCATCAGGCCCAGCTGGATGGACGAGGACACTGTGGACTCTGCAGACACATCCGAGTCGCTCTTCTTCAGCAAG GTTGATGCCCATGATGAGTTGTATTCCATGGCTGATGACGTATTTGAATCGCCGCCCATGTCTGCGGCTTTTGCTCCCTGCGGGCATCCAGACCAGAAGTTCCCCAGCCT TAAGGACATTTCTCGAACGCCCAGGACACCGACAGCCGGCCCTGAAAAGAGCCATCCTCGTCGGGGTGGTCGGATCGCGTCCAAAGTCAAGCACTTTGCCTTTGACAAACAGAGGCGTCAGTACGGCATGGGCGTTGTGGGGAAGTGGCTGAACCGGCACTACCGACGCAGCCTCAGCAGCAACATCCAGAAGCAGCTAGACGACTTCCACAGCCACAG GCCTTACTTTGCCTACTGGATCACCTTTGTCCACATATTAATCACATTGCTGGCCTGCGGTACATACGGCTTTGCCCCTGTGGGGTTTGCACAACATTCTAAGTCTGAACTG GTGCTGAAGAACAAAGGCATTTATGAGAGCGTCAAGTATATCCAACAGGAGAACTTCTGGATCGGTCCAAGCTCT GACGACTTGATCCACCTGGGGGCCAAGTTCTCCCCGTGCATCCGTAGGGACACTCAGATAGTCAATCTAATCCAGAAGGCCAGAGATCTGGAGAGAGAGTCCGGCTGCTGCGTTCAGAATGACAACTCCGGATGCGTGCAGACCCTCAGCTCCGACTGCTCC GAGACGCTGGCCACGTTTATTAAATGGAAGGATGAGCCAGTGGACATCAGCAGGTCGTCTGGTTCTGTCTGTTACCAGGATCCCAG AGTGTGTGAAGAGCCCGCCTCTGCAGAGCCTCATGTATGGCTGGATGACATCACCAAGTGGCCG GTGTGTACATTTCCTAAGCAGTGGAACCACACCGGCTACAGACACATGGACTGTAAAATCAAGGGACGGCCGTGCTGCATAGGAACTAAGGGCAG ATGCGAGATCACAACCAGAGAGTATTGCTTTTTCATGCATGGTTACTTCCACGAGGAAGCCACACTCTGCTCAcag ATCCACTGTCTGGATGATGTGTGTGGCTTATTGCCGTTCCTCAACCCTGATGTTCCTGATCAGTTCTACCGGCTCtggctctctctcttcctccacgCTGG gctgttACACTGCTTGGTGTCGGTGATCTTGCAGATGACCATACTGAGAGACCTGGAGAAGCTGGCAGGATGGGTCCGCATCTCCATCATTTATATCCTCAGCGGTATCACCGGAAACATCGCCTCCGCCCTGTTCCTGCCCTACAGAGCTGAT GTTGGTCCAGCAGGGTCTCAGTTTGGCCTCCTTGCTTGCCTGTTTGTTGAGCTTTTTCAAGGTTGGCAGATTCTGGAGAATCCTTGGAAAGCCTTCCTCAAGCTTTTTGGCatcgtcctcttcctcttcctgtgtggCCTCCTGCCGTGGATCGACAACATCGCTCACATCTTTGGTTTCCTCAGCGGCCTGCTGCTCTCCTTCGCCTTCCTGCCCTACATCACCTTCGGGACCTTTGACAAGTATCGGAAACGAATCCTGATTGCTGTCTCCATGGTGGCGTACATCGGGTTGTTGTCTTCCCTCACCGTTTGGTTTTACATTCACCCGATTAACTGGCACTGGCTGGAGCATCTCACCTGCCTGCCCTTCACGAGCAAGTTCTGTGAAAAGTACGATATAGACCATGACATTAACGACGTGGTGCACTAG
- the aanat1 gene encoding serotonin N-acetyltransferase — protein MSVMSAVPFMRPLHMPSPGSQGRRHTLPASEFRSLSPEDAISVFEIEREAFISVSGECPLHLDEVRHFLTLCPELSLGWFEEGRLVAFIIGSLWDQERLTEDALTLHKPHGMTVHIHVLAVHRTFRQQGKGSILMWRYLQYLRCLPYVRRAVLMCEDFLVPFYRKTGFKVQGPSQIRVGPLAFIEMMFPVRGHAYMRRNSGY, from the exons ATGTCGGTCATGAGCGCAGTGCCGTTCATGAGGCCGCTCCACATGCCCTCTCCGGGGTCGCAGGGCCGCCGCCACACGCTGCCAGCCAGCGAGTTTCGCTCCCTCAGCCCGGAGGATGCCATTAGTGTGTTCGAGATCGAGAGAGAAG CCTTCATCTCAGTGTCCGGCGAGTGTCCTCTTCACCTGGACGAGGTGCGTCACTTCCTTACCCTGTGCCCTGAGCTGTCTCTTGGCTGGTTCGAGGAGGGACGTCTGGTGGCTTTCATCATCGGCTCACTGTGGGACCAGGAGAGACTTACTGag GATGCCCTCACTCTCCACAAGCCTCATGGGATGACCGTTCACATCCACGTCCTGGCCGTCCACAGGACTTTCCGGCAGCAGGGCAAAGGCTCCATCTTGATGTGGCGCTACCTGCAGTACCTGCGCTGCCTGCCATACGTCCGCCGTGCAGTGCTCATGTGTGAAGACTTCCTGGTCCCCTTCTACAGGAAGACAGGCTTCAAGGTGCAGGGCCCAAGTCAGATCAGGGTGGGACCCCTTGCATTCATTGAAATGATGTTCCCGGTCAGGGGCCACGCCTACATGCGACGTAACAGCGGTTATTGA